TCCGCATCCGCGATGAACAGATGGTCTGCATTATGCAGCACCCGGTCAATCTGATTGGAGATGCGCGCTATGCTCTTGTACCGGGCCCTGGTGAACAGCAAAAATGCTGTGCCGAAGGCAACAGCACAACCAGTGGCAAGGAATCCCGCTGCCGTATGTAAGGTGAAGCCGACTATAATCGCTACAGCGGACATTATGGAGTACAACAGTGTGAATTGCCGGATTTCTTTATTCCGCAGCATCGCTGCACCCCAGCCGGTATCCGGTTCCCCGGACGGTCAGAATGAGCTGCGGGCTTGCCGGATCACTCTCGATCTTCTCCCGCAGGCGCTTGATGTACACGGTCAGTGTGTTGTCATTCACAAATTCGCCCGCTGCGTCCCATAATTCGTCGAGCAGCCTGCTTCGCGTAATAATATTCCCGGGGTTGTTCACAAACACCAGCAGCAGGCGGTATTCCAGGGCTGAGAGGTATACCTCCTTGCCCTGCCGGGTTACAACACCGCTTGCCGGATCTACATGAAGCCCGCAGATGTCAAAAGCAGACCCGGTCCGTCCGCTCTTCCGCAACGCCGTTCCAATCCGCGCAATCAGTTCACGCGGGCGAAACGGCTTGGTAATATAGTCATCCGCCCCCATATTCAGCCCAGTAACGACACTTGCCTCATCCCCGGAGGCCGTCAGGAAGATGACAGGCACCTCCCTTGTGGCCTTGATCTCCGTGTACACCGTAAAGCCGTTCCCGTCAGGCAAAGCAATATCGATCAGTGCCAGGTCAAACGGATACCCGCCAAGCATAGCCACAGATTCACTCCGCGTAGTGGCGTGAGTGACTGTGAACCCTTCCGAGCGGAGCAGCAGCACGAGATTTCTTGCAATGGCCTGATCATCCTCAACCAGTAATATTTGCGGCATTCTTCAGGGCCTCCATTTTACAAAAATATAAGAATTTATAAGTTTCACACGATAAATTATCCTTCTATTTCTCGCTGAAACGGTACCGTCCTTTAAAAGGGCGGCAATGCCGTTTCCACTTGTCTGCTTCTTATTTATTGTGCAGGCTGTGCCAGATCCGGCGCCTTTTGCTTCATAATCGGCAACATCATCATTGCGCCCAGGAGGAACAGAATTCCGGCTCCGCTGTAGATGGTACTGAGCGGTAAGGCACTCTTCAGCGCACCGGCGAAAGACATGGACACCACCATCATCCCGACGAACATCGGATTCAGCACCCCGTTGACCCGGCCGACAATCGAGCTATTAGACCATCTCAGAATCATGGTACTGATCCCGATATGAATGCATGGGAACATCAGCCCATTCAGGAACTGGATCGTGAGCGTAAGCGGAACGCTTGTTGAGAACCCGACGATAGTGGTGCATACGGCACCTGCGAGCATCCCCATGGCGAGCAGCAGCTGGGGCGGAACCTTTTTGGCAAAGGCGGCCACCAGCCCTCCCCCGATCAGCATGGCTGCACCGTTAACCATAAGCATGTACTGGAGGAACTCCTTGCTTCGGCCCAGCCGCTCTGTGACGATGAACAGATTCAGCGCCTGGGCTGCGCCCACGGCAAGTCCCGCCAGTACAAACGCAAGTCCGAGCATCCGCAGCACCTGGCTCTGCCAGACATACCGGAAGCCCTCGGTGAAGTCCTTACGGAATTGCCCCTTCGCGGCAACTGTCCCGGCTTCCATATGATCCTCCGGCAGACGAATAAGCACAAGTGCAGACAGCAGAAAAGCCACGCCCATTACAGCGATGGAGATCTCAAGGCCGAAGGTGCTGTATACGAAAGTGCCTAACATAGGTCCGAGGACCATGAAGATGGCCATCAGTGATTGGAAGAGCGCCATCCCCTGCTGCAGCTGTTCCTCCGGTACATGGAATTTAAATAACCGCATACTTGAAGGCTGTGAGAACTGCGACAAAATAGCCGAGATGAACGCGACCAGATACACCGATTCCCACGAGCCAAAGTGAATGCTGAGCAGAACGGCGAATACCGATACCGCAGACAGGGAATCACACCAGATCATCGTCCGCTTCGGCCGCCACCGGTCCGCAAAGGTCCCTCCAATGAAGGAAAAAACAAAGATAGGCGCAAATTCAGCAACGCTGATCAGTGAAATGGCGTAGGGATCATTGTTGGTCCTCTCCGCAACGTACAGCAGAATAGCAAAATTACGCACCCAGATCCCGATCTGCAGCAGCACGCTGGATAACAGAATTGTCTGCAGGAACCTGTTAAGGAACAGGCTCGGTGAATTAGCGCTTTTGTCATGCTGATTCAATCCTTTAACCCCCTACTTAGCTTGAATATACTACTTCTAATGCTTTGGGACGGTTCTCCTTCCCTTCCTTATTATACGGACCCGATGCAGAACTATAAAGATTATATTATTCATGCTTAACTTACAAAAAAACTGCGGCACCAAGTTAGGCACCGCAGCTGTAATTCGAGTATTCTGTTCTACTTCGCTTGCTTCAATTGAACGGTCTTCATGTATTCCTTGAATTCCTCGGCAATTTCTTTGTACTTCGTATGGTGCAGGTAATGGGAGCCTACCATCGGGATCAATTTGCCCTGTGAAGACTGCTTTGCCTGCTCCTCATGCAGCGGAATCCACTGTTTGTTGTGCTCGTTATTGGATTGCGCGAACAGCAGAACTGGCAGGTCCTGCGGGTATGTCAGCTTTGAGCCGTTTTTGAAATTGGAACCAAGGTGGCTAAGCTCATTCATCAACGTTGGATTATTGCCGTGCACGGCAGAGATGAATTTCATCTGTTCTTTGGTATGCTCATCATAGTCAAGCGATTTAAACGAATCTCCGCTGAGCTTCGTTAGCAGCCGCATCACACCTGAATCTTTAGCAAACTTCATGGCCTTCAGCGGCAATTTCACATCCATGCCGGGCTGATTGGGCACACTACTGTCAATCCCTACAAAAGCTTCAACTTCATTCGGGTATGCATTCACATAAGACACGGCATAAAGTCCCGTGATGGAGTGGCCCATCAGGACATAACGCTTCAGACCCAGCTGCTGCACAGCCTCATGAATTTCACTGATGATATTCTCAGTTGTTCTTTCTTTATCCGTCCCATCGCTTAGACCGTAACCGAAAGGCTCAATGGCCACGACTTTGTAGGAAGGCGTCAATTGGTCAATCAGCAGCTTGAAATCAAGCACAGGTGAGGCGGTGCCTTGCCCCGGCAGAAGAACGATGGTCTGTTCCCCGCTGCCTTGAATCATCACATTCATCTTTTTGCCTTCTACATTAACATACTGTCCGTACGATTCGATCTTCTTCTTCTCGATCCCGGTGCTGATGGCGTTAACGATAAAGGTGATACCTATGAACAGCACAAGCACTCCGATAATGCCACCTACTATTTTCAACCATAATTTGCGCTTCTTACGGCTCTTCTTCCCTGGTTGCTGGTTATTCATTGTATCTGCCATATTCATCTTCTCCTGTCCTTCTCTCTGTAGATCCGTCTTAGCGGTATAGATAGAGTCTACTTGATTAAGATGTCCTCTTCATGACGGGAATATGAACGGAGTATGAACAGGCAGACGCACTGCGGCTACAGCCCGGATAGATTTACAGCAACAGATTGCATAACCTCAATAACTCTTTCTGCAGACGGCTGTCTGTAATAGAGCAGATCATAGGACCGCGGAACGAGCTGAATCAGCAGATTCAGGTCCGAACGGGAATAATCAAGCACCAGGACGTTGTGTGATTCCAGCGCGCGGGTGATTCTCGCGAGCCACTCTTCCACAGGAACGGAGTCGTCGTGAATCACTGCCACTTTATACAAGCTGTTCATCTGATTGTATAAGCCTTTTACAGACCGGACCGCCAGTTCGTACCGGATAAAAGCATCCTTCCAGGGCTTTCGGCGGGCCGGGTCGAACCAATCCCCGAGAATGCTCTGAAGCTCAACCTCCAGCGTGGGATGCTTTTGCTTGAATAATTCAAGATTCGTGAACCAGCCCAGGTATTTCTTCTCGTCGTAAGTGGTGGGATGATACTGGTGCAAGACTATACATTGTGTGTTTAAGATGAATTTGGCACCTTGCTGATATAAGCGGTATCCAAGTTCACAATCTTCAAGTCCCCATTCGATAAAATCTTCATCGAATCCTCCGGCTGTGGAATAGTTGTTGCGGGGGACTGAGAAGTTACAGCTATAGAGCAAAGCCCAGATGTTCTCAATATTCCCCGCGTTCTCCGAGAACCGCTGGATGACCGGCAGGCGTGGATCTCTGCGTTCCAGGAGTAAGGACGAGCGGTTACTGTCTTCCACTTGGCTGAACGGTAGCCGGTTGTCCTCAGCCAGAAAGTCTCTCAGGCCCATCACGACTACAGGCTCATCGCAGAGCTGGTGCACCTTCCAATGCTGATAGATGAAGTCCCGCTCTACGACTTGATCACCGTCCAAAAACAATAAAATGTCGCCGCCAGCCTGCGACACGCCCAGATTTCTGGCCGCTGATCTGCACTTTGTAGCATCCGGTGTTTTGTAAACGTATTTCAGGGAATAATCAAGGTCGAGCGCAGTAATCCGCTCTTGCGTTCCGTCATCTGAACCGTCGTCAACGAAAATGACCTCGAAGCATCCTTCCGGCACCTGAACCTGGCGGTTAAGTGATAACAGGCATTCGGCTACCAGATTTTTAATATTGTACGCCAATACAAGTATACTTATCTTCATATTTTCCCGGCCTCCTTATGGATGGTTCTCCTGTTCGATGTGTTAACCAGCCCGAAGATGGACAACGCCGCCAGCGATATTGACATACAGGCCACGAATACGGAACGGTAGCCGAACATTCCCGATAGGGCTCCTGAGACCACGCCTCCCAGGGAGGAGCCGATTCTGGAAGTGTTGCTGTAGAGGGTGGTCGCGGTTCCCGGCTCCTCCGGCAGCAGATCCTGAAAATAACTGATGCCGTAGCCCATGATAATGGACACTGAAATGGCACTGAGCACCTGGGCGAAATAGAGCAGGATAATGGAGTGAGCCAGGGCAAACACCAGGAAATACAGGACATTGGAGATGATGCCGATCAGGATGATCGCGGTTTTGCCCATTTTTCTGGACATCACTCCGACAATGACCATCAAAGGAAGTTCAACAATCGCCGTAATGCTATAGAGCCAGCCTAACTGCTGATAATTCCCATGCATCGTGGTTGAGAAGAACAGCGGCAGCACAAGGGTACTCATCGAAGAAGCAATACTGAGCAGTATAAATGTACCCAGTACAGAGGAAATTTGCGGCTGCTTAATGAATTGTCCCAGGTGCACAGGCTGCTTGTCTTCCTGAACAGCTAGGGTTACAGGATGGCTGCGGAACAAAATGAAGGCAATCAGGCTTACGAAGATGTATGTAGCGGCTACAATCAAAAAAAGATAAAAAAAGTTATATTGATTGACTAAAACCGAACCGATCGACGGCCCCACAATCCAGCCCAGGGAGTATAACATTCTTAGAATATTCATCGCCAGCGGCTGATTAATAGCACTGATATTGGACCTCGAGATGGAGTCTCTGGCATAAGCAAAGACCTGCGGGAACGAAGCGAACGATATTCCGAAGAATAGGGCCGACACGGCCAGCAGCACATAATAGTTGGTGAACAGGGCGAATAGCACATAGGCGGCTGATGTTGAGAGAAGGGTGAAGATAATGATGGTTTTTCTGCTGAATCTGGTATCGGAGGCTTTGCCAAGGAACGTACTGATGAACAGGCCGAAGACCATGGTGATGGACATCAGTATGCCATACGACAAAGGAGTCATACCCGCCTCCTGAATACAATACAGCGATAAAAAGGGATTGGTTGCCGATACACTGAGTCCCAGCATGGTTATGGTAAAGACCAGTGCTACGAAACTCGGCATTTTGATAATATCTTTGAGAAAACCGGAATTCATCCTCATCGTTCTGTCTCCAGTTATGATTTAGTAGGTACCTTTTGCTGCATGTTCAAACCATTCCCGTACATTGTTGACCATGATCTCGCTTAGAATATCCCGGTCCACCCCTTGATCTATGATATACGGACTGACATCACGGGTCAGATGGGTCATAGACCAATCGGGGGCAAAGGAACGTACCTCTTCCCGCTCCCACCAATCAATGGACCCGCAATAATCATGAGAGACCAGCAACTGTTTGTGATAACCGCTCTGTATCAGCTTCAGCAGCAGGTCAGGACGTTCCCGGGATGACATCCCGATTGACAGTCCAAACCGGTCTAAGCCGAGCAGAGCTTCCCGGTTCAGCAATTGAGATAAGTAGGCCATGTCATGGGTGTCCCCTGAATGCCCAATAATCACTGCCCTGGCGGGGACTCCTTCTTGCTCAAGCAGATCCAATTGGTCCAGCCCATTCTTTGACGCCGCGTGGGTATGGGTCATAATGGGAACCCCGGTTCTCTTATGGGCGCGGGCAGCAGCGCGGATAATCTTCTCCACATTCGGCGTAATGCCCTGAACATCAGTTGCACATTTAATGAAGCCGGCCTTGATCTCCGTATTCTGAATCCCCACTTCAATATCCCTGATGAATAACTCCGCGAGGTAATCAATATTTTTTCTCCTTAGCGGCTCAGGCAGGTCCTGACAAGTATACATTCCGGTCGCTGCAATAATGGTTACCCCTGTGCACTCGGACACCTCCCTTATGAAGACAATATCCCGGTCCTGACCCATGACGGTGGGATCACAGATGGTCTGTATCCCTGCATTCCTGGCGGCCAGAACCTGCTCCTTCGCCAATTGAAGCTCTTCATTGCGGTTGTATAGATGAGGGAATTGGGTCGCGACTTCGACGGATCTGACCCGCATATGCTCATGGATAAGAGCGGGTCCAAGCTGCGAGCTGTCAACGGTCCCTGTTACAGAGTTTATGTTTGTCATAGGATTTATTTTCCTTTTTCCAGATTAGATCCGTACTAGTTGTTTGCCCGGATTCGTGCCGCTGAACAAATTAATGAAGGCATCGATAGTGTTCTCCAGCCCCTCAGTAATGGTCTCTGAGCATTTCAGCTGCCCTTCCCTAAGCCATCTCCCCAGTTCCAGCCTGGCTTCTGAAAGACGGTCTTCATAATCGGCGATCAAAATTCCCTTGACCATCGCTCTGTGAAGAAGAACAGCCGGTAAGATCCGGGAGCCTGCCTCTGGTCTGACGAGATTATAGAGCGCAATTTGGCCGCAGACCGCGATCCGGGCGTAATCATTGATATGACCGAATACAGCATCGGATATATCTCCCCCGACATTATCGAAGTACATATCAATTCCATTAGGACATGTCTTCATCAATTCAATACGCAGATTGTGATCCAAGCGGTAATTCACCGCTTCATCGAAGCCTAATTCCTCTTTCAAATAGTGAACCTTCTCATTCGAGCCGGTAATGCCAACAACATGGCAGCCGTAGATTTTTTTGGCGATTTGGCCAACGGCTGCGCCGACGGCCCCTGCCCCGCTGGATACTACAAGGGTCTCGCCTTCACGCGGCTTACATACGTCGGCAAGACCGAAATAAGCGATCAGTCCAGGGGTACCCAGAATACTCAAATAGGCTGTAGCTGGCTGGACGCCCGGGTCCATCTTCAATAATTGTCCGGCCTTATGTACGCTATATTCCTGCCAGCCGAGGATGCCCCATACCCTTTCTCCTGCCCGAAGACCGGATGACCGGCTCTCCACTACCTCGCCAATACCCGCCCCGCCAAAAATCTCCCCGATCTGATAGGAATCCATATAGGATTTGCTGCGGCGCATCAGGTTGCGCATGTACGGGTCCACCGACAGATAGTTGTTCTTTACAAGTACCTCTCCATCCGAAAGGGCTGGAACCTCAACTGTCTCCAGCCGAAAATGTTCTTGCTGCGGGATGCCCTGAGGCCGCTGACACATTACAATTCTGGTATTTTTTAAGGATGACACGCCGCCATCAATTCCTTTTAATATATAATATAGTATAATATTGCATTAAATCTACTAATTGCATATGATAAGAACAACCAGACAGGGAGGCGTTCATTATGGATTTCGATTATACCGGTAAGGTAGTCCTGATTACAGGCGGTTCACGGGGCATCGGCCGTCAGCTTGTGCAGTCATTTAGTGCGATGAAAGCTAAGGTATACTATACTTATCTCTCTGCTGAACGATTCCAGCCTGTCCTCGCCGATTCAGTCGACGGTCCGCAACCGGTTGGGGTCCAGGTCGATGCGGGGTCAGACCTACAGGTTGAGGCATTTACTTCGGATGTCTGGCAGCAGCATCAGGCGATTGATCTTCTGATTAACAATGCCGCGTTTATATGGAGAGCTGATTTCGGCAACACCACAACAGAGCTATGGAATACCTCCCTTCAGACCAATCTGATGGGTGTGGTGCATCACTGTACCTCCGCACTCCCATATATGATCCGGCAAAAATCAGGCAGCATCATCAATATATCCACAGTCTGCGCCGATCACCCGGTCCGGGGACAAGCCGCCTATTCCTCCACTAAACAAGCCGTCGATTCCCTGACCAAATCACTCTGCATTGAATATGGAGCCTTTGGCATCCGTGCGAATACCATCTCCCCCGGTCTGATTGTCACCGAGAAGCCGAAACGGGTCACAGAGGAAGATGTCCGCAAGATACCGTTACAACGGGTGGGCTACGCTTCGGATGTGTGTCATGCTGCTGCTTTTCTGGGGAGCGAATCGGCAAGCTTCATTACAGGAGCAGATCTGCTGGTTACGGGCGGCTCCCACCTGAACTGAGATTACGGGTTAGAATTCCGGTTAGGGACCGGCAACGCTCCTCCCTGTGAAGCGCATCTAGCGGGACCTCCCGGAAAAGAACGGAGCCTTCACAGACAAGCTCTGACTCCCTGCACATTACTCTTGCCCGCGCCTTCATGTCCCCTTCGCTGCCGGTATTCTCAAAGGTAAGCTCCACCCCAAGAATGTCCGGCGGCGATACCATCCGCAAAAACTTAAGCCGTTCAAAGCTTACGGGGATCAGCGAACAGCGGTAATCGCTGTTGATCCATGTGAACAACCTCGATAATTGAATGATAGACTCCGTAATCAGTGCCGCAGGCAGCACAGGCTGTTCGGGAAAGTGATCCCGGAAGATATCTTCATTCAAAGAGACATACTTCTTCCCGGAAATAGAGTCAGCCGTCAGAGCAGTGATTTCATCCATAAAAATGTATCTCATATTCTGCATGCTCCTTGGACAGCAGAGTATATTTTCTCAGGAATGGGAGCAGGTGCTTTGGTCAATAGATTGACCGGAACCATCCGGTTCTCCGCAGTATAACGCTTATCCTGATCCACCCAGATTTCGGTGTGGAAATCAATCCAATAATGCATGATACGCTTAACGGACGTTCGAATCTCTATGCATTCGTCATAGTAGACCGGGTGCAGAAAATCAATTTCAACTTTTTTCATCACAAAAAAAAGTTGGTATTGATCAAGAATTTCTTTCAGGGAAAGGGCATGTGTCCGAAACCATTCGGTACAACCGGCTTCAATAAACTCACAGGCGTTACCGAAATAGACCACCCCGCCGGCGTCGGTGTCCTTGAAATATATCCGTCGACGGATCACCGAATAGGCCTCATTGTCCAGCATCCTGCTTCCTCCCCTTTTCTCCCGTTACGACGGTAGTAAACGGTGTTTTTTGATGATAGACGAGGTTTCTCCATTCCATTTTGTTGGAAATCACGGCCCACAGCGAGCTTATGCAATACACCACAGATACAAATGAAGCGAGCACCAGCACGGCTATTCGGATAAACGACGGGCGATAATCCTGAATCTGCGAAGCGTCCCGGGATACGGCGGCCACAACAAGAGTGGCCCCTGCTATATGCAACAACGGCCAGTACAAGAAGATGTACAGCAAGGAAGGGACATTCCCTGTTATTCTGAACCCGAGGGCAACCAGGAACATAATTGCCCCCAATAACCGCGGCATCGTCACCAGGAAGAAGCCAAACGCCCATAACCGCTTGTAATTTACCTTCGTGTTCAAGGCCTGGCGCTTCACCCATTTCACCCAAGCGAAGCCTTGGATATCGAAATGCTCCGGTACTAAGCAATCGGGTACGTATTGGATGCGGAATCCTGCTCTCCTTACTACATCCGAAATGGTGAAGTTATCATGAAAGGCCTCTGACCAGATGGATTTCATCCCGATCTGTTCAAACACATTTTTGCGTATCCCAAAAGAAAAACCTCTGGCAAAACAGGTCACGGGAAACGTAATCATGGTAGTCGCCAGGAAATCCCAGTATCTTGCCGCCAGGGCCAGCACACTCTTGCTCTTGGATACGATCCATGCACTGCCGCTGGTGAGGCCGACATGATCGGACTGCAATGGCTGTACCATTTGTTCAATCCAGGTCCTCTGGGGCACGATATCCGAATCAATAAATACATAGATTTCGGTATCCTTGGATGCATGCGCTATGCCGGTTAACAGATTATTCACCTTATCGCTCCGGTGCCGGGAGACCTCGGAATGAGATGCCTTCACCAGATGAATCAGTGGTGATTGCGCCGCATATTGATGAACCAGTTCCTCCCCTCTTCCGTTCTCCTCCGAAGTCACCGCGAGCACTTCATAGTTCCCGGCATACTGCTGGCTGGCAAGACTTCGCAGGGTGGATTCGAAGTTATAGTCCAGCCCGCGAAAGGGAAGCAGCACGGTAACCTTAGGATGATAAGGCGGCTCTGCGGCTATTGTCCGGCGGGAGCGCTGCCTCTCCAGTATAAAATAAACAGCAAGAAATCCCGGCACCAGAAATAATGACATCATCACAATATTAAAAATCCAGATCCACACGTTCGTCCCCCCTCTTCAATCTGAGCAGGTTCATTCCGTCTTCTGCAGACAGCCTTATGTTGTTATTCAAGCTATGAGTTGAGATTACATCCTCCTGCTTCGTGATTAATCTCCCGTCAGGCACAATCAACTGTCCTTCTGCGGAAATAGTAATCCGGAAGAAGAAGCTGCGCTTCTCCTCATTGACCGATAATAGCTTGGCATAATAGGTGACTTGTTCATCCTGAAAAACAGGCCTGGCAAACACAAAATTACTAAAGCTTACAATTCCGGCCCCATGCCGGTTATGGGTCACTTCACGCGCAAGCCTGCCTGCAGTCTGGAATACGGACTCAAGCAGAACATAGAAAGGCACCGTCAATCCTGTATCCCATTCCGCTTCAAAGACATCCTCACGGGGCTGTAGAACCTGGCAGGACTCTGCCTCCATGGGGCCCACTCTTGTAAAAGATACCAATTGCATATACCGCAAGCAGCTTCACATCCCTTACCCGCCAAAGTTAATCCAAATGTCTTCCTCCGGTCACCGGCAATTGGGTGCCTGTAATATATGAGGCATAATCACTGGCCAGGAACAGCGCTGCATGACTGACATCGTCTACGGTGCCGTTTCTTCCCAGGGGCGTGCGCTCCAGAATCTTTTTCTTGACCCCGGTTTGCATCGTATTTACGACATCGGTTTCGATTAGTCCAGGCGCAATAGTGTTAACGCGGATGTTATACGAACCGTATTCCAGCGCCAGTACCTTCGTTAGCGATTCAACCGCACCTTTAGTTGCTGTGTATACCGCTTGTCCCCGCCCGGGCTGCAGTGCCGAGCGGGATGAAATATTTATGATCGATCCCGATTTATTCAGGATCATATATTTGATAGCTGAAGAGCAGAAGGCAATGACAGAATTCAGGTTGGCGCTGATTCCCTCGCTCCAATCCTGCTCGCTCATTTGCAGAAACAGGCCTCTTGGAATCCAGGCAGCATTATTAACTACAACATCTATGCGCTTATGATCATTCCAGACCGTATCCATAAAGCTCTCCACCTCAGACTTAGATCTCCCGTCCACTCTCAGTCCGGTGACATCCGCCCCGTATTGCTCCCTGCACTCTTGTACAACTGCTGCTGCCTGATCTTCACTGGATAAATAGGTGAAGTATACGGTCGCGTTAGCCCGTGCGAAATGCGTAACCAGTCCCCGCCCGATGCCTCTGCTTCCTCCGGTAATAATGACCACTTTTCCCGAGAAATCAATCTTCACGACCGGTCACACCCTATTCTCCGACTTCTCTAACTTGGCGGATACGAAATCTACCATATTCTCTACGGTCAGATAATTGAACAGATCATAGGGACTGGCGAGGGCTGAGAGGTCCTCATCCGATACAGTGAAATATTGCCGTACAGAAGACACGGCTTCCGGAGACAGCCGGCTATTGCTGAACATTCCCCGGTTGGCAATCACATTGGGCAAATTCCAGAACTCCTGATTGTCGATCTTGATATTGAATTCCTGTTCAAGCATGAACGTTAGCTCCAGCGTCTCAGCACTTTCCAGATTTAAATCTCT
The sequence above is a segment of the Paenibacillus sp. FSL R7-0204 genome. Coding sequences within it:
- a CDS encoding glycosyltransferase yields the protein MWIWIFNIVMMSLFLVPGFLAVYFILERQRSRRTIAAEPPYHPKVTVLLPFRGLDYNFESTLRSLASQQYAGNYEVLAVTSEENGRGEELVHQYAAQSPLIHLVKASHSEVSRHRSDKVNNLLTGIAHASKDTEIYVFIDSDIVPQRTWIEQMVQPLQSDHVGLTSGSAWIVSKSKSVLALAARYWDFLATTMITFPVTCFARGFSFGIRKNVFEQIGMKSIWSEAFHDNFTISDVVRRAGFRIQYVPDCLVPEHFDIQGFAWVKWVKRQALNTKVNYKRLWAFGFFLVTMPRLLGAIMFLVALGFRITGNVPSLLYIFLYWPLLHIAGATLVVAAVSRDASQIQDYRPSFIRIAVLVLASFVSVVYCISSLWAVISNKMEWRNLVYHQKTPFTTVVTGEKGRKQDAGQ
- a CDS encoding SDR family NAD(P)-dependent oxidoreductase, which gives rise to MKIDFSGKVVIITGGSRGIGRGLVTHFARANATVYFTYLSSEDQAAAVVQECREQYGADVTGLRVDGRSKSEVESFMDTVWNDHKRIDVVVNNAAWIPRGLFLQMSEQDWSEGISANLNSVIAFCSSAIKYMILNKSGSIINISSRSALQPGRGQAVYTATKGAVESLTKVLALEYGSYNIRVNTIAPGLIETDVVNTMQTGVKKKILERTPLGRNGTVDDVSHAALFLASDYASYITGTQLPVTGGRHLD
- a CDS encoding acyl carrier protein, with protein sequence MDQTIYSKVKKLLQDVLDLPEAQIMPNTYLYRDLNLESAETLELTFMLEQEFNIKIDNQEFWNLPNVIANRGMFSNSRLSPEAVSSVRQYFTVSDEDLSALASPYDLFNYLTVENMVDFVSAKLEKSENRV